ATCGAGAGTGAGGGCGACCGCCGCTCCGGGAGCATGGCGGCGGGCGTTGGTCAGCGATTCCTGCACGATGCGATATCCGGCCAGTTGCACCGGCCGCGGCAACGCCTCCAGCTCGTGGTCGAGTCGCACGTCGACGGTTCCTCCGTCGGCCCGGTGCGCCGCCAGCAGCGCGGGCAGCTCGCCGAGCCCCGGAGTCGGACGCAGTGGGGCTGCCTCTGCCGGATCATGCAGCACCCGCAGCAGATCCCGCAGCTCCCCGCCGAGCTGCCTGCCCGCCAAGGCAAGCCCGTCGGCCTGGGTACGGGCCCAGTCGGGCAGGTCGGCACCTCGGGCACGAAGGGTCTCCGCGTGCACGACGAGCAGGGTCAGCGAATGCGCGACCAGGTCGTGCATCTCACGGGCGATGCGCACCCGTTCCCGTTGGGCGGCCTGTTCGGCGCGCAGCTGTTGCTCGCGGGACGCGTCCGCCGCCCGCTCCTCGGCAGCGGCGAGCAGCGCGCGGCGAGTGCGGGCGGCGAAGCCCATCGCCCAGGCCAACGGCATCGGAGCCAGCATGGCGAAGACGTCGAGGCCGCCTCGGAAGTCCGCGGCGCTGGCCGTCCTCCAGTTGATCCAGAGGCCTGCTGCGACGATCACGCCGCCCGCCAGCGCGGCCAATCCGGTCCGAGCCAGGTGGACACCGTGGTTTCCCAGGTTGTAGAGGACCACCGCGAGCGGCAGGAAGACCAATGGAGACAGCCTGACTCCCCCGGCCGCACCGCCCACGACCGCCGCCACCAGCGTGCCGAAGATCAGCAGGAAGGCTGTGACCGGCACTCGACGCCGAGCCGACAAGGCGACCAGGGCCACCAGTTCGAAGCCGATCAGCAGCGACCACGCGGTGGAGGACTCGTCCGTGCTCGGCTGTAACAGCGGCGGCGCCACCAGGGTCAGCACGATGATCCCGGCATCCGCTTCCCACCAACGCCGCCGGCCAGAATCTCCCGTCACCGTCCAACCCTATGGCCGAGCGTGCCGCCGATCGTCACTCTTAGGGACTACCCGGGTGATCCGTCACCTCCGGGCAACGCAGCGAAGCCGGGCTGTCTCTCTCACCGGCAGGACCCCGGGGCCTCACGCCCTGCGCTCGTAGCTCATTCCGCCGATCTCCAAGCGCGGTGATCATCCCGGTCCACGAGTCGCTGCCGACAAGCAGGCGCGGGGCTCCTGATCGGCCGGCGTTCCGCGGCGCCGGGTCGCGGCACCACACCAGGGCCGCCACGCCGAGCCGAGCAGCCCTCCGCCGTGCCGTGCCAACGCCTCGCGGGCCGTCCCGACTCGTTCCCCGGTGCTCGGACGTCCGGCGTGGGCCGGCCAGTGCCGCTCGGTCCGCGCAGCCGGCTCGGTCCGGGCCCGGAGACGGACGACGAGCAGGTGAGGGCCACGGCGCAGCGATTCGGCCCGGCACCGGCCGTAGGCCTGCACGGTGCCCCCGGGGTCATGGTGGCGGGCGCCTGTCACGATCTCGACGGGGTTCTCTCCCGCGTGCGTGAGCGTGGCCGATCTTGCTGGTGCCGGAGTCGCCACGGACCGTCGGGACGGTTCAACCCAGGGTCCGCTCGACCAGCGGAAGGCGTGAGGTCGACTCGGGGTGGTGGATGTCCCGTGACAGACACGACAGGACCAGGTCTTTCGATGACGCGCGGCCATCATCCGAGCCAGGCGGCCTTGACGACCCGTCGCGGACGTCGAGAGCGTTGAATCTCGTTCCGGCTCCACCACCCCCACGCACGCCGGGGAGTCGTTCTCGATCCGGATGGCACGCCGCTGCGTTCACCCGGCTCCTCAGTGGCGTGGGACCAGTCGCAGGGATTCGCGCCACTCCTGGGCCGGCTTGTCCCGCGACAGGGCATGACGGAGCTGGTAGCCGGGCCCGTCCGTCCGGAGAAGCGGCGGTCGTAGGCCTCCGTCCGGAAGCGCATGCCGCGGGCCGGGAACAGCCACGGCGGCTCAGCTGAAAGAAGGCCGGGGTCCTTCGATGACTGTCGGAGATCGCGACCATGCGGACAAGGCCGATCAGCAGGCGATGCCGAGGACGACCGCCGGAAGGCGCAGGCCGTCCGGATCACCGCCGAAACCCAGGCCGGACCGGGACAGGAAGCGGGATCCGCTGCGAGGACGACCGCTCGCCGGAGCGTGAGCCGTCCGTGTCGCGCATCGGAGGCGCGGAACCCGTTGACGGCTCCGGCTGCGAGGCCGAACAGTATGCCGAGGTAGGGGACGCGGAAGGTCGGACCGTTGCGGCCATGCGCCGTGTAGTGGACCTCGGGGTTGACGAGCGCCACGTCGCGGAGGGCGGCGAACATGCCGAGGGCACCGGAGGCGGCGACGCGGGGTGGCCGAGGCGCCCATTGACGCAGGAGCCGCCAGGCCGGGGCGGGCGCAGGAGTCGCGCTCGACGAGCCTGGCGGCCGGATGGCCGAGCCACCGCCGGGCCGGCTCCGGCCGGCCGCTACTCGGCGTCTCCCCCGAGACATCGCGATAGGTGATGTCCACCAGCCGGCCGAGGAGACGGTCGACGATCTCCTCGTGGGTCGCGAACCGGCCTGGTTCGAGTAGTTCTCGAACACCTGCGGGATCCTGCCGGAAGCCGTCGCGGACGAGCGTCGGGGCGAGCGGTGAGTCCAGGGCGTCCGCGAGCTGCCCGGCCGGCTCCGTGCCCCGGTGAACGATCAGCCGCTGCCAGGGGTCGGGGGCCGGGTCGACCTGGCAGTGTGCCAGGAACGCGGCCGCGTCCTTCCCGCTGACCGGCAGCAGTTCCAGGACGGCGGCCCCGTTCAGGGAGCCGGCGGCACGTACCGTCTCCGCGTAGTGCTCGGTGCGGGAGAAGATCACCACCCGGTGGTCGGCGTGCTGGTCGGTCTGTCGGAGGACGGCGGTGCGTGACCGGAGCGCCACCTCGTCGAAGCCGCCGAGGAAGAGGGCGATTCGCCTGTCCTGTGCCGATCGGACGGCGGCGTCCCGTCCGTAGACGTTCGACCGTGGGAGACGGTGGTCTGCGGCGAGCCGGCCGGCCGGCGGATCGCTCAGTTGCCGGCGCCCAGGGTTCCAGCCTTCGACGCTGAGCAGCACGGGCACGGGTGCCCGAACCCGGTCGGCGACCGCGAGTGCCACGTGCGGGCCCGGAACGGGCAGCAGGACGCACAGCGGTCGCTGATCAGCGGAGAGGGCCGCATCCGCCTGCGCGCAACCCGTCTCGGCCGCGGACGTGTGTGATCGGTCTGGTCGTGAACCTTTGATCGATCGTCGTCGGCCTTCGACGGACAGCGGCGCGTTCGGATGAGACATGCTCAGCCTTCCGTCTGCGTTGTGCTGGTACGAAGTGGTCTGTGATCGGCAATGCCACGTCGCGGTCTCGCGATCGTGCGCAGGCTCAGCGCCCAGGTGAGCAGCCCGCAGAGCGCGCAGCCGGCACCGAGAAGAGCGGATCCTGCCCACCCCGACGTGGAGTACACGGCGGTGGTGGCGGCCGCGCCGAGGGCGGAGCCGAGCGAGTAGAAGATCATGTAGCCGCCGATGGCGCTGCTGGTCTGGTCGGAGTGCGCGGTCGCGAGCAGGGTCTGGTTGCTGACGTGCGCGGCCTGGACCGCGAAATCCAGAACGACGACACCGACGACCACCAACCCGAGTGACCAGGTCGCCTGCCCGGATGCGATCCAGGACACTGCCAGCAGTACGAGGGCGACACCGGTCACGGGGTTGGCCCTGCCTGCGTCCGCCCAGCGGCCCGATCGCGCGGCCGCCAGTGCACCAGCGAGACCGGCGATTCCGAACATGCCGATCTGCGCCGTGCTCAGCTGCCACGGTTCGGCAGCGAGTGGTAGCGCGAGTCCACTCCAGAGCGTGCCGAAGGAGGCGAAGAGGAAGAATGCGATCAGCCCGCGCGAGATGAACAGCGGCTCGTGGAAGAGACGTCCGAACGAGGTCAGCACATCGCCGTAGGTCCTGCGATTCGACCGCCGGTCTGCCGGCAGCCGCTTCAGAACGACGATGCACAGCGTGACGAGCAGCAGCGTGAGCGTGACGTAGACACTTCGCCATCCCCACAGGCCTGCGAGGATCCCTGCCAGCACCCGCGCCCCCAGGATTCCGATGATGACACCGGACGTGACGATTCCGAGGGTGCGACCACGCTCCGTAGGCGTCGACAGGTCGGCGGCGAACGCGACGGTGGTCTGTACGACGACGGCGAACAGACCGGTGACGGCGAGGCCGATGAGTAACAGCCAGAGAGTGGGAGAGACCGCCGCCATCAGCATGCCGACGGCGGCGAGGAGCAGCTGGACCCCGATGAGCTTGCGCCGGTCCAGCATGTCCCCCAAGGGAACGAGGACGGCCAAGCCGACCAGGTAGCCGATCTGTCCGGCTGCCGAGATCCATCCCAGGTCGGACTCGGGCACTCCCAGGTCCTGCCCGATCTGCGCGAGCACAGGCTGCGCGACGTAGATCGTCGCGACGGCGAGCGAGCAGACCATCGCGAGCAGCATCCTTCGGCCATACGTGATGCCCACGTCTCCCCAATCAGTAGCAAAGTGCAACCATTGGAAGTATGGCAGAATAGTTTTAATCCGCAACTCATCGGGAGGCGCGATGAACCCCGTGGCACGCGTCGACGGTGTGACCTGGACGGACCCCACGTGTCCGGTCGCGCGCACGCTCGACCTCGTCGGAGACCGATGGAGCCTGCTCATCGTTCGCGACGCGATGGACGGCGCGCGATCATTCACCGACTTCCAGCAGCGCACCGGGGTCGCGCGCAACATCCTCACCGACCGGCTGCGTCGACTGGTCGAGCGCGGACTCCTCAAGCGAGAGACAGCGATATCCGGACGTCGGCAGGTCTATGTCCTCACCGACGCGGGCCGCGACCTGTTCACCGTCATCGTCGCCCTGCGTCAGTGGGGCGAGCGGAACACGTTCGCCGACGGTGAGGCGCGCTCCGTGCTCGTGGGAGAGAGCGGCCGGCCGCTCGCCCGCCTGAGCCCTACCGACTCCCACGGTGACCATGTCGACATCGACTCGACCACCGTCCTACGAGACGACTGAACACCTGCTCGGCCCCCTGCGCCGACCCGTGCCGGGCCGGACGCCGACGACCTTCCGTCCCGCGACGAAGCCTTGCGCCCGTGGGCTGATGTCGAGTCGCCGCTGGAGAAGGACAGGATGCCGTGCCCGACGCGGGGAACAGCGGTCACGGGAACCCGGGAAGCTCAGCGAACCGGCAGGAGGAGTTCGACCTTCGAGAGGTGCCCCCTGGGCGCATTCAGCAGGTCAGCGGTCAGCACGCGGACGCGCAGGAGATTCGAGTCCCCTTCGGACACGATCACTGGTCACCCGTGGGGAGATCGTCACGGAGGCGGTCTCTTCTCCGTTCTCGTACCGCGGTTCGAGTCGCAGCGCCCGGTCCAGCGCGGCGATCCGGTCCGGGTTCGCCTCGGACAGGGCCCGACGAGCGAGTCGATCACGGCATGGATCTCGGCATCGGCGCTCGCGGTCGTCGCGGGGACGTCGGTGAGTTCGGCGTGTGCCTGGTTGATCGGCTCGACCAGCGCGGCCGGGTCGATCCCCACACCGACCGCGTCCTGAAACCGGCGAAGCCTCGCCGTCGCCTCCGCGAGACGCTGCGTCACGGCGTCTCGGCAGGCGGAGACGGCACCTTGACCCTGGGACGGACCGGCACCGCCCGGCTGCGACCAAGATTGCGTCGCTCGCGAACGATTCGCCGATCCCACCGTCCAGGTCGGTTCCGAGCACTCGCCCTCACGGAGTCGACCGTGCGGTGTGTCTTCCCATGCTGCCGAGCCGGGACCGGGGACCGTGCCAGGCGGCGGTCAGACGCGGCGAGCCGGGGAGAAGCCGCCGCCTCCTGCCGCCACGATGCGGCGCACCACCGACGAGCTGCCGGGATACCCGCACGAGCGCTTTCGCGGGGCTTCGACGCACACCGCCGCGCTCGTTCTCCATGCGAGTGCCCGGGTAGGCCTCCTCGCGCCTGCATCGCGGCGAGGGCGTGCTCGAACCCCGCGGACGGTCGCTGCCGTCACACCGCTGCTGTCGACTCCTACGAACAGCTCGCCCTCGTCCTGGTCCTCACCGATCTCGAGTTCACCGTCGTGGGACCCGAAGGAGCTCGGACGACACCTCGCCACGCACGCGTGACGGCCGACCCGCTCCGCCGCCGAGACCCACCCGGCGCCCGTCTCCCGTGGTGGAGTGAGGACCTCCCGGCCGTGTCGCGGACGACCCCCGCGCGGGCCTCACGACCGCGCTCCGACTTCCGCCGAGCCGACCCGTCGGCTCCGCGCCCGCCGACGCAGAAGGGCGCCGTCGGCGACCGTCGCCACCGGTCCGACGGCCGGACACGTCGGCGGACAAGAGCGCACGAGCGGTTCCGGCCGGACTCGACGACACCGCGCGACGTGCCCGGCGACGACGGCTGCGGGGTCGATCGACGTCTCGTGCCGGGTTCCAGGGCCGAAGGTCGCGCAAGCGGCGCGTGGCGGGCGCTCCCTGACGGCCCGCATGATGCCGTCTCACAGGGTTCGCACCGCCCGCCGACCCGGTGCCGTCGCCGCGGCGGTGGACGGGTGAACAGAGAAGGCGGGCGACGCATCACTCATGGATGCCGCGACGGCGCACACCGCGTGACGACGCGTGCGCTCTGCGACTCGTCGACGCCCCGATACGGGCGGCGCGTCGGGGCTGACAAGCTTGACCCGTGAACAACGTCTACTTCGACATCACCATCGACGGTGCGCCCGCGGGCCGCATCGTCTTCGCCCTCTTCGACGAGACCGTCCCGAAGACCGCCCGTAACTTCCGGGAGCTGGCCACCGGCCAGAACGGCTTCGGCTACGCAGGCTCCGGCTTCCACCGCGTCATCCCGCAGTTCATGCTGCAGGGCGGGGACTTCACCAACCACAACGGCACCGGCGGCAAGAGCATCTACGGCGAGAAGTTCGCCGACGAGAACTTCACTTTGCAGCACGACCGCCCGTATCTGCTGTCGATGGCCAACGCGGGCCGCGACACCAACGGATCGCAGTTCTTCATCACCACCGTCGTCACCTCCTGGCTCAACGGCAAGCACGTCGTCTTCGGCGAGGTCGTCGAGGGCAAGGAGATCGTCGACAAGATCGAGTCCTTCGGCTCGTCGTCGGGCACCACCAAGGCGAAGATCCAGATCGCCTCGTCCGGCGTCGTCGAGGGCTGAGTCGAATCGCCCCGTCCCCGCGGCGTGGTCGGTGCCGCCGACCACGCCGCGGGCGGGCGCTCGTCCGCAGAACCCACCCCGTGCACACGTGATCTGCGCCATACTCGGCGGCACCGGCGAGGCGAGGGCGTGGTCGACATGGCAGCGGTGCGAGACGTCGTACGGAAGGTCGTGGCCGAGGCCGCGCCCGAGGAGCTTCCCCTGGTGGACGGCATGGCCGTCTACGACGACGACACCGTGGTCCGCAGGCTCCGTCGCTCGGGACCCCGGCGGGAGCCGCTCGGTTTCGGCTGGGGCGAGGTCGTCGCGCTGGTCACCCCGGTGGTCTGGCTGCTGCTCGATGAGGTGGCGCAACGATTCGCCGGCGCCACCGTCGACGGCGCGACCACGGGTGTGAAGCGCCTGTTGCGCAGGTTCCGACGTGGCCGTCGACGGCATACCGCCCTTCCCGTGTTGACCGCGGAGCAGCGCGACGAGGTCCGCCAAGAGGTGCTCGCCCTCCTCACACGCAAGGAGATCGACCCGGCCACGGCCGTCAAAGTCGCCGACGCCGTGGCGCGGAGCCTGGTGTCGCACACCGGCGACGACCCGACACCGGGGGCCGACGCCGCACGCGCGGTGCGGTGAACACGCACGGCTCGCCGTCCCGGGTGGACGAACGAGCGCTGAGCGCCGGCACGACCGTACGGTTCGTCCTGCTGGTCGCCCTGTTGGTGATGAGCAGCAGTCTGATGGTGCTCCACGTCGCCCTCGCGTTGTCGGCGTATGACGGTTTCGGCTGCTCGCTGGCCGCCGGTGTCGCCCCGGGGATCGACTCGGCGGCGGACGTGATCGCCCGGCGTGGACTGCAATGGGAGGCCTATCGCGCGTGCAGCATCCGCTACGCGCCCCCGCCGCCGTGGTGGGTGTTGCCCGGCTGGTGGGCGGTGCTGGCGCTGCTCACCGCGCTGGTGTTCTGGGCGCTGTCCCGGTGGAAGGCCCGCCGCGGTCGTGCCGTGCCGCTGGCGGCGGTCGACCATGACGGCGCCGTCGCACGGGTGGTCGCCGAGCTCGCCGAGGCCGCCGGACTTCGCCGACCGCCGCGCGTGGTGATCGACGTGAGCGCGTCCTCGGCGGGCGCGGTGGTCTTCGGTCGAACCGGCCGCGCCACGGTGCGTCTGCACGGTGGCCTGTTGGCCCTGCGCGCCGTGGACCCGCTCCGGTTCCGGGCCGTGCTGTCGCACGAGTTCGCCCACATCGCCAACGGCGACGTCACCATCACCTACCTGACCGTGGCGTTATGGCGGGTCTACCTCGGGGTGGCCCTGCCCCCGTTCCTGCTGTGGTGCGTGCTGATGTTCCAGCGGGCGCCGAACTCGCCGGTGTGGAGCAGCGAGGCGCCGATCGTCACCCGAGGCCTGCTGCTGACCGCCCTGTTGACGATGCTGGTCTACCTCGCCCGCGCCGACGTGCTGCGCAGCCGCGAGGTGTACGCCGACCTCACGGCGGTGCGCCGGGGTGCCGACCCTACGGGCTGGTCGAGGCTCGACGCCGACGACGTCGGCACCCGACGTCGCCTGCTGCGCGCGTTCCTGGAGCTGTGGCGGACGCATCCGCGCTGGGAGGTGCGGCGCAGGGCGTTGACCGACCCGGCCGTGTTGTTCGGGGTGTACGCGCTTCCGCTGTTCCTGACCGGTGCGGCCGCCACGATCACGCACTCCCACACCATGTTCGCGCTCACGCAGTACGCACAGCTCAGTTCCTGGGCACAGCACGGGGCCGCCCTGGCGGCGGCGGCACTGGTGGCGGGAGTGGTCGGGGTCGCCCTCTGGCGTGCCGTGGTGTTCAGCGCCCTCATCGGCGTTCCCGGGCCGTCGAGCATCCGGGCGGGCCTGTGGCTCGGCCTGGGCATGATGCTCGGCGGGCTCGCCGCGGGACAGGGCACGATCAACGAGTGGCTGCCCGCCCGGCCGTGGGTGTTCCTGCTGCTCCCCGTGATCGCGGTGGCGTTCACCTCGTGGTCGACGCACTGCGCACGCCTGTGGGTGGTCGCGTGGCGTGGCCGTTCGCTGCGCGGCGTCATGCTGCTGAGCGTGGCCGCCGCGTCCTCGGCGTTGTCGGTGTGGTTCGTCTGGTGGCAGACCCAGGGCGTCGCGGCAGGCGCGGGATGGTGGTTCGACGTCGCGGGCGTCCGCGACGACCTGGTGACCTACCTGCTCGGCACGGCGCCGGACGACGCGCCGGTGACGTGGGTCGACACCGCGTTCGTCACGATCATGAACACGACGACCAACGTGCTCGCCCTGCCGTTCGCGATCGCCGCGCTCATCGGACTGTGGGTCGTTCCGATGCTCGCATGGTGGTCGCGGCCCGGTATCGACCCGCCCCGGTGGGCGCTCGCCGCGCTCGCCGGTGACCGGATCAGACCCGGACCGCCGCTGCCCGCCTTCCGCCGAGTGCTGCTGCCCGGCGTCTGCGGGGGCGTCCTCGGCGCGGCGATCGTCGTCGCCCCCGTCGGGACCTGGTTCGGTGTGGACGTCGATGCGTCGCCGACCGCCTTCGTGACGGCCGAACTGTTCGGAATGCAGCTCGCCTTCCTGGTCGCCGCTGCGGCGGCCGCCGCCGTTGCCCGCCGGACCGTACCCGAGCACCGGTTGGCGGCCGCCCTCATCGCCGCGGGCACCGCCACACTGCTGTGCTTCGGGGCGTTGCTCCTGTCGCGTGTCTCCGACGGCTGTATCCCGCCGTTCGCCCTCGCCGACGGCGCCTGTTCGTCGGAGACCGGTGTGGCCCGGCGGCTGTTCGACCTGATCCTGCTGCCCGCCCTGCCGTTCGTCCTGTTGACGGCGGGACTGGTGGGCGCGCCCCGATCCGTGAGCGCACGGCGGGCGGTTCGACCTCGGACGATCGGGCCGGCCCGCGCCGGTGTGCTCGTGCTCCTGGTCGGCGCGCTGGCCGTGTCGACCGTCGCGTTCGTTCAGCGCGCCCCGGTGGCGGGCCGGGTGCCCACCCCGGCGGAGGTGCAGCAGGCCTCCCGTCAGGCGATGGACGCCCCGCCGGACGGGCCGGTGCCCGCGTCCACGCGAGCGATGCAGGTCGAGGCCTGGTTCGGCTACGGCGGCGACGATCTGCTGGACGACTTCTCCGTCCACCGACGCGATCTGTTCGCGGCCGTCACCGCGGGAGTCGAGGCCGGTGCGACCATCGCGGAACTCCACCACGTCCGCCCCCACTGCACGGAGATCGTCGCCTTCGCGGAGGAGGGCGTCCGATACTTCCGCGTTCCCGATCCCTCGGCGAACGAACTGTGGGAGTCGTTCCTCGTGCTCGCCTGGCAGGCGGGCCGGGAGTGCGAGATCGCCTTGGACGCCGACCAGGCCGAGGACTTCGACGCCGCCATGCAGGACCTCGTCACCGCCCAGAACACCGGTGACCGGGTGCTTCGCGCCTCGACGAGAGGCCGCGACCGGCACCGGCTCGTCCGCGTCGGTCGGAAGCGACGAGCCACCACAGCGGCTGGCACACCGCCGAAGCCCGTCTCGACCCCGGTGCCGTCCACCGACCCGCCCCGGAACCCGAACTCGGTCGGCCTCCTTGCCGGGGTGCCCGTCACAGCCCGTGTCTGCGCCGGTATCTCCGCAGTCCCGGCTGCGCCAGGCGTTCGAGCAGGGGGCGGAGGCGCGGCAGCAGGCCCGGGGTCAGACCGACGGTCTTGAGCAGCCACCCGTCGTAGCGGGGCAGGAAGGTCTCCAACCGGGGCCGGTCGAGGTTGGCCACGACGGCGGCGGCGACGGTGTCCGCGCTCATCGGGTCTCCGAGGAAGTTGAGCGCGGACCCGCCGTCGGTGACCTCGTGACGCAGCATGGGGGTGTCCACCGAGGCGGGATGCACCATGCCGACGCGCACCCCGGTCTCGCGTTCGAGCATCGCCAGGGCGAGCATGAAGGCTCGCAGCCCGGCCTTCGAGGCGCTGTAACCCGCGCTCTCCGCCAGCGGCAGCAGCGCGCCCATCGACACGACGGACACGAGGTGACCTCGCGCGGCACGTAACGCGGGGTACAACGCGCGGCTGAGCTGCATGGGCGCCTGGAGGTTCACCGACTGCTCGCGACGGCTCTCCGCGACGGTGACCTCCTCGAACGGTCTGGTGACCACGAGTCCCGCGTTGTTGACGAGCAGGTCGCACCGTGCGCCCCGTGCCTCGACCTCGGCGACGACGACCAGCGGGAAGTCAGGTGCCGTGAGGTCGATCGGCAGCCTGGTCACCGGCTCCGGAAGTCGGTCCAGGCCTTCGTGATCGAGGTCCACGGCGATGACGTGGAAGCCGCGAAGGTTCAGTCTCGTGCAGACGGCGGTGCCGATGGCGCCTGCCGCTCCGGTGACGACCGCCGTCTTCATGCCCGCACCCCCCGCGGCGCCGTCGGGCGGGCGAACATGCCCGGAGTCAGGTCCGTCCAGCCGACGCGGTCGCGCACCCGGGCCAGCTGTCGGCGGTAGGCGTGCGCGTCCACATAGGAGCGATGTCGTGGCGAGTTCACGAAACGGATTCCGCCGCTGAGATCGGGGCGGTCGGAGGCGATCATCCTGTCGAACCGCGCGGCGCCGTCGGGCGAGTGGACCTGGTCGTGCAGATACTGCGCGATGAGGTTGCTGACATGATCGAAGACGGCGTAGGCACTGGAGTTGATCTCGATGTAGCCGAGTCCGAACAGGTTGTGGTGTCGCCGGTTGAACGCCGTCAGGTAGAGGTCCGGCCTGCCGTCCCGCCAGTCGAAGTACTTCTCCGCGTACGGGATGCTCCAGTCGTAGCCGGTGGCACACAGCACGAGGTCGACCTCCTCGGTGCTGCCGTCGACGAACCGGACATGGGAGTCCGCCAGGCGGGCGACGTCGGGACGGATCGCGACGTCGCCGTGTTGCAGGTGGTGGACGAGCTGACTGTTGAGCAGCGGATGCGTCTCGAACAGTCTGTGATCCGGTGTGGGCAGCCCATACCTGGTGAGATCGCCTTGCAGCAGTCGCAGCAGCGCCCGGAACAGCGGCTGTTCGAGGCGGGACGGCAGCGTCGGTCCGCGTTCGCTGAACTCGTCGCTGGGGATGCCGAAGACATGCTTCGGGATCACGTGGTATCCCCGCCGGACGCTCACCAGGGCGGTGTCGGCGTGAGCCGCCGCATCGCAGGCGATGTCGGCGCCGGAGTTGCCCAGGCCGACCACCAGGACGCGCCTGCCCCGGAACTCCAGTGGCGAGCGATACGTCGAGGAATGCCGGATCTCGCCTGCGAAGTCGCCCGACAGGGCCGGCATGCGCGGCGCCCACGTGGTGCCCGTCGCGCACAC
This genomic stretch from Actinoalloteichus hoggarensis harbors:
- a CDS encoding sensor histidine kinase, with amino-acid sequence MTGDSGRRRWWEADAGIIVLTLVAPPLLQPSTDESSTAWSLLIGFELVALVALSARRRVPVTAFLLIFGTLVAAVVGGAAGGVRLSPLVFLPLAVVLYNLGNHGVHLARTGLAALAGGVIVAAGLWINWRTASAADFRGGLDVFAMLAPMPLAWAMGFAARTRRALLAAAEERAADASREQQLRAEQAAQRERVRIAREMHDLVAHSLTLLVVHAETLRARGADLPDWARTQADGLALAGRQLGGELRDLLRVLHDPAEAAPLRPTPGLGELPALLAAHRADGGTVDVRLDHELEALPRPVQLAGYRIVQESLTNARRHAPGAAVALTLDVDDGRLRVEVVNRPAVRPGAQQAGAGLGLISMRERVEASGGELTAGPTGDGGFRVMATMPLEFADV
- a CDS encoding MFS transporter, whose protein sequence is MGITYGRRMLLAMVCSLAVATIYVAQPVLAQIGQDLGVPESDLGWISAAGQIGYLVGLAVLVPLGDMLDRRKLIGVQLLLAAVGMLMAAVSPTLWLLLIGLAVTGLFAVVVQTTVAFAADLSTPTERGRTLGIVTSGVIIGILGARVLAGILAGLWGWRSVYVTLTLLLVTLCIVVLKRLPADRRSNRRTYGDVLTSFGRLFHEPLFISRGLIAFFLFASFGTLWSGLALPLAAEPWQLSTAQIGMFGIAGLAGALAAARSGRWADAGRANPVTGVALVLLAVSWIASGQATWSLGLVVVGVVVLDFAVQAAHVSNQTLLATAHSDQTSSAIGGYMIFYSLGSALGAAATTAVYSTSGWAGSALLGAGCALCGLLTWALSLRTIARPRRGIADHRPLRTSTTQTEG
- a CDS encoding winged helix-turn-helix transcriptional regulator, translated to MNPVARVDGVTWTDPTCPVARTLDLVGDRWSLLIVRDAMDGARSFTDFQQRTGVARNILTDRLRRLVERGLLKRETAISGRRQVYVLTDAGRDLFTVIVALRQWGERNTFADGEARSVLVGESGRPLARLSPTDSHGDHVDIDSTTVLRDD
- a CDS encoding peptidylprolyl isomerase, giving the protein MNNVYFDITIDGAPAGRIVFALFDETVPKTARNFRELATGQNGFGYAGSGFHRVIPQFMLQGGDFTNHNGTGGKSIYGEKFADENFTLQHDRPYLLSMANAGRDTNGSQFFITTVVTSWLNGKHVVFGEVVEGKEIVDKIESFGSSSGTTKAKIQIASSGVVEG
- a CDS encoding M48 family metalloprotease, which encodes MNTHGSPSRVDERALSAGTTVRFVLLVALLVMSSSLMVLHVALALSAYDGFGCSLAAGVAPGIDSAADVIARRGLQWEAYRACSIRYAPPPPWWVLPGWWAVLALLTALVFWALSRWKARRGRAVPLAAVDHDGAVARVVAELAEAAGLRRPPRVVIDVSASSAGAVVFGRTGRATVRLHGGLLALRAVDPLRFRAVLSHEFAHIANGDVTITYLTVALWRVYLGVALPPFLLWCVLMFQRAPNSPVWSSEAPIVTRGLLLTALLTMLVYLARADVLRSREVYADLTAVRRGADPTGWSRLDADDVGTRRRLLRAFLELWRTHPRWEVRRRALTDPAVLFGVYALPLFLTGAAATITHSHTMFALTQYAQLSSWAQHGAALAAAALVAGVVGVALWRAVVFSALIGVPGPSSIRAGLWLGLGMMLGGLAAGQGTINEWLPARPWVFLLLPVIAVAFTSWSTHCARLWVVAWRGRSLRGVMLLSVAAASSALSVWFVWWQTQGVAAGAGWWFDVAGVRDDLVTYLLGTAPDDAPVTWVDTAFVTIMNTTTNVLALPFAIAALIGLWVVPMLAWWSRPGIDPPRWALAALAGDRIRPGPPLPAFRRVLLPGVCGGVLGAAIVVAPVGTWFGVDVDASPTAFVTAELFGMQLAFLVAAAAAAAVARRTVPEHRLAAALIAAGTATLLCFGALLLSRVSDGCIPPFALADGACSSETGVARRLFDLILLPALPFVLLTAGLVGAPRSVSARRAVRPRTIGPARAGVLVLLVGALAVSTVAFVQRAPVAGRVPTPAEVQQASRQAMDAPPDGPVPASTRAMQVEAWFGYGGDDLLDDFSVHRRDLFAAVTAGVEAGATIAELHHVRPHCTEIVAFAEEGVRYFRVPDPSANELWESFLVLAWQAGRECEIALDADQAEDFDAAMQDLVTAQNTGDRVLRASTRGRDRHRLVRVGRKRRATTAAGTPPKPVSTPVPSTDPPRNPNSVGLLAGVPVTARVCAGISAVPAAPGVRAGGGGAAAGPGSDRRS
- a CDS encoding SDR family NAD(P)-dependent oxidoreductase, coding for MKTAVVTGAAGAIGTAVCTRLNLRGFHVIAVDLDHEGLDRLPEPVTRLPIDLTAPDFPLVVVAEVEARGARCDLLVNNAGLVVTRPFEEVTVAESRREQSVNLQAPMQLSRALYPALRAARGHLVSVVSMGALLPLAESAGYSASKAGLRAFMLALAMLERETGVRVGMVHPASVDTPMLRHEVTDGGSALNFLGDPMSADTVAAAVVANLDRPRLETFLPRYDGWLLKTVGLTPGLLPRLRPLLERLAQPGLRRYRRRHGL
- a CDS encoding flavin-containing monooxygenase — translated: MTAGRERVCVIGAGPAGLSAARAFRRLGIPYDQYERHSDVGGIWDLDNPGTPMYESAHFISSRKTSGFFDFPMPDSFPDYPSNRLILRYTRDFATAYRLRESIRFRTAVDGVERVDDGWVVTLDDGTRHEYGAVVCATGTTWAPRMPALSGDFAGEIRHSSTYRSPLEFRGRRVLVVGLGNSGADIACDAAAHADTALVSVRRGYHVIPKHVFGIPSDEFSERGPTLPSRLEQPLFRALLRLLQGDLTRYGLPTPDHRLFETHPLLNSQLVHHLQHGDVAIRPDVARLADSHVRFVDGSTEEVDLVLCATGYDWSIPYAEKYFDWRDGRPDLYLTAFNRRHHNLFGLGYIEINSSAYAVFDHVSNLIAQYLHDQVHSPDGAARFDRMIASDRPDLSGGIRFVNSPRHRSYVDAHAYRRQLARVRDRVGWTDLTPGMFARPTAPRGVRA